ACCTCGCAAATCAATTTCAGCGCGGTGAAAAAATCCACATTGTCAACATTGAAAACTACTTGCCGAGTCTGCACAGAATCGTCGAACTGTGCCTTCACTCCGTAGGCCGCCGCTAATTGTGCGAATAGTCCGCGAACCTCCCCGCTATAGTGGAATGTCGCCAGGTCGTTGTTGGGAGCCAGATGGATTTCGCCGGAATCCTCGAGACCCACCGGTGCCGTTGGGGGTGGCATCGGCGTCATAACTCGTGTGGCTTCCGCGAGTCGCTCCCGGGCGTAGTCGTTGTCCGCGTCAAGTTCGAGGGCGGCTCGAAATTCCGCCGCAGCCCGCAGGCGCGCGTCCTCCAATAGCAGCAGATTTCCATGCTCCACGTGGTTGAATACCAACTGCGCTTTGGCAACTTCGCGCGCCGTCAGGAACTGCATATTCTGCGGAGCCAGTCGCGTGGCTTCATCGAAGCGGGCAAACGCCTGGTCTGGCAGTCGCTGGTTCTGCAACTTGATTCCCTGATCGAATGCCTTGCGCGCCTCTTTCAGTTCTTTTTTCGAAACCAGGCAGTTCACCCCGCCCGGAATTCCATTTCCGCAGGAGATCGGCGGCGCCGGGGAAGCATCTTCACCCGCAGCAAATGCAGGCGCAGCGGCCGGAACGATCGCGATAAAGAAGATCGCGCTGACGAAGATAAATAACTTCCGGCGCATGGCTCTGATTTTAACTTGGTTCCTACGATTTCCCCTCACGCCAATAGGACCTAGTACCTTCGGTCGCAACGACCGGGGTGAAACCTTCTCACCCAGTCGAAGAACGACGACCTCCTTCGCTCTTGCAATCCAGAAAAAAATTGAGGCCTGAAGTCCGAGGGCTAAACTCCGCCGCCTGCTTTTCCTACGACAGCATCAACCGCTCAATGCTCCGTGCCTTCCCCGTCTGCTCGTCGCAATCGATGACCACCGCACACAGCCGCGCATCGCCCGTGGCGGGCTCGAAACGCACCGGCATGCCGTTCAGGAATTTGCCCACGACCAGTTCCTTCTTCACCCCGATCACGCCGTCGTACGGCCCACTCATGCCCACGTCCGTGATGTATGCCGTCCCATTGGGTAGAACCCGCTCGTCCGCCGTAGGCACATGCGTGTGCGTTCCCACAACAGCCGTGACCCGCCCGTCCAGATACCATCCCAGCGAAATTTTTTCCGACGTAGCCTCGGCGTGGATATCCACCAGAATCACCTTGGCCCGAATCTTCTCCAGCAGACGGTCCGCGGTGCGAAACGGATCGTCGTTCGACGCCATGAACACGCGCCCCTGCAAGTTGATCACCGCATAAGGAACTTTGCCCTTAATCCCCTCGTACACGCCCGACCCCGGCATGTCCGCCGGATAATTAGCCGGACGCAGAACGCGCCGCGCCGGCCCATGCCCGTTGCCCTCCACCATATGAAAATAGTCGATGATTTCGCGCTTATCCCAAACATGGTTTCCAGTGGTGATGACGTCGATATTGAACTCGAACAGTTCCTCCGCCAGCGCCGGCGTGATGCCGAATCCAGCGGCCGAGTTCTCGCCATTGGCAATAATCAGATTAATGGCATGCTCGCGAACAATTCCCGGCAGCCGGTCCTTAACAATATTCCGCCCCGGCCGCCCAAAAATGTCGCCAATAAATAAAATTCGCATGAATGTCGGACCAAACTTCGATGGTACCACGCGTCGAGAAGGCGCTCGTCAAGTGAGCACGGGATGCCGCAATTGGCTTACTTTTAGGCGGCACTCTGCACTCCAGAGTAGGATGTCATCCTGAACGGAGCCGCCTTTCAGTCGAAGTGAAGGATCTCCCGCTTAACCGAACTGTCGCGTGAACCAAACCGCATCACGCTCTAGCATTTCAGTCCCGCGCATCCAACTCCGCCGTCCGCAGAAAATCGTAGTTTCCCGCCGGATTCAGTTTCAAATTCCGTACGCGGTTAGTATGCACCAGCACGTTGTCCAGATACCACAGATTGATGTAAGGCTCATCCTCCGCCAGAATGCGCTGCACCTCGGCATAGAGCGGCTTGCGCACATTCGGATCGATCGCCTGCCGCGCCCGATCGATCAAGGCGTCCAGCCTGGGATTCGAGTAGAAGCCGCGGTTAGCCCCATTCGGCGGAAACCGCGATGAGTCAAACGCATATTCAAAAATATCCGGGTCCTCATTGCCCCCGATCCAGCGCAGCCCATACATCTGAAACGCCCCGTGCTGCACATCTGCAAAAAACGTGGCGAACTCGAAGCTGCGAATGTCGAGTGCGATCCCCGCCTCGCGCAATTGCTGCTGCATCACGGCCACCATCAGGCGCGTGTTCTCGTCCGTCGAGGTCTTCATCGTAATGTGGAAGCGTACTCCGTTTATCGCCGGATAGCCCGCCGCATCGAGCAGTTGATTCGCCCGTTTCAAATCGTGATCATAGGCGGGCACGCTGCCGTTGAAAGCCCAACTCTGCGGCGGCAGAACGCTCCGCGCCGGTTGCGCCTCCCCCCGCAACAAGTACTCGATCATCGGCCGCCGGTCGATCGCGCACGCAATCGCCTGCCGCACCCGTGCATCGTTCAGGATCGGATCGCGCAAATTGAATCCCAGGTACGCCAACTGCGTGCCGGCAGCGCGTTCCACGGCAAGTGTAGGCTCTTGCGCCAGCGTATACACCGTATCGGGCGTAAGAGAATTGAGGGCGATATCGCCGCTGCTCTTGCGCAATTCCAGAGCCCGCGTGGTCGCGTCGGGCACCACCGCAAAACGCACGCGCGCCAGTTTCGCCCGCTCGCCCCAATAGTCGTCGTTGCGCTCGACGATCACCTCGCGGTCGGTCTCGGCGCTCACGAACTTGAACGCTCCAGAGCCGATCGGGTGCTGCGCGATTTCATCCCCGCTACCGTAAGGGACGATCCCGATCGCCCCGTCCGACACATTCCACAGCAAAGTTGAATCCTGCTTCTTCATGTGGAAAATCACTGTGAAGTCGTCGGCGGCATCGATGTGGTCCACAAAGCGGTAGGCCGCGCCCTTTATGCTGCGGACTTTGCCTTGCAACAGCGAGTCGAATGTCCACTTCACATCCCGCGAAGTCAACGGGCGCCCGTCGTGAAAGCGGACGCCGCGATGGAGATGAAAAACGTAGGTCAACGGATCGGGAATCTCCCACCTCTCGGCCAGCCCTGGAGCGACGTTCAGATCCGCGCCGCGCGACAATAGATCGTCGAAGATCAATGTATCGATGCGCTCGGAAAACCCGTCAATACCCACCCGCGGATCGAGATTTGTCGGGCTCGACTCGATGATCATCACCAGCGTATTGGCATCGGGCCTAGCCGAACAGGAGAGAAGGGGGAACAAGAATAAGCAGACAACAGCAAATCCCAAAGCAAGACGGCGTCGAAACTCGAACCTCAACCGCTCGGCGCTAATTTCAAACGCGTCAATTCCACCAATTTCAAACGTGTCAATTCGCCTAATGTTAAACCTGTCATTTCGAGCGAAGCAAAATTGCGCGATTACGCGCCATTTCGCGAAGTCGAGAAACCTGCTTTTGCGCCGGAGAACGGCACTCACCGCCTCCCGAGGACGGCCTGACGCCCGACGCCCGACGCCAAACGCCTGAGGTCCGAGGTCTGAGGTCCGACGCCTGACTTGCGACGCCCACCGCCCAACGCCCGGCGCCCGATCCTCACGCATACGAGATCTTCCCCAGCACCGCAGCTCGCTTCGCACCCGTAGCCGACGGCACATTTGAAGGCCGCCGGTGCCACGTCTCATACGCCAGCACCGCGAAAGCTACCGCCTCTTTGGCTTCCGACGGCACGCCAAACTCGTCCGCGAAGCGCAAACGGATTCCCATCGGCGCAAGCCTTTCCGCCAGCATTCCGACCAGCGCGGCATTGCGCGTGCCGCCGCCCGAAAGAATCATTTCGCGAAAAGAATTCCTGCTTGCCGCCGGTGATTTTCGTAGAACGAATCGCTGCACCGCATCGGCAATGGAATGCGCCGTCAATGCGGTCGCTGTCGCCACGACATCTTCCTTTCGCGACCGCCGACATTGTTCCAGAAACTCGCGCACAAACTCCCTTCCGAATTCTTCGCGCCCAGCAGTCTTCGGGGGTCTCGCGCGAAGGAATTTGCTCGACAGCATTTTCTGCAGAACCGCTTCTATCACCGCACCCGACGCGCCAATTTTCCCTCCCCGATCGAAAGCCCTCCCATAAAGAGTCTCGGTAACGGCATCAATGACCATATTTCCCGGCCCCGTATCGAAGGCCAACATGCGGCTCGCATTCGCTCCCGCAGGAATCGCCGTAAGATTGGCAATGCCCCCAATGTTCTGGACAATTCGCCCGACCTTGCGATGAGCAAATAAAAGGCAGTCGAGATAGGGCACCAGAGGAGCGCCCTTGCCACCGGCCGCCAGGTCCGCCGGACGAAAATCCGATACCACCGGCACGCCCACCCGCCCCGCGATCACCGCAGCCTCGCCCGTCTGCCAGGTCGCGCTGATGTTTCGACCAAGAAATCGCTGCCATGTGCCCTGATGATACAAAGTCTGACCATGGCATCCGACCAGCTCGGCTTTAATCTGAAACTGTCGTTGGGTCGCCAGCACCGCGTCCGCGTATAACTCTCCTAAAAGAAAATTGAGCCGCGCCAGATCGGCCACGCTGGCCAAAGTTGCGTTCATCGCCGAAAGCACCGCAGCCCTGACTTTCGGCGGATAAGAATATTCCGCATGACCGAGCAATGTGATGGTGTGACAAGGGCCGAAGTGACGACGAGCCATGTGGCCGCGGCCGCCTCGGCCGCGCGCTTTTGGCTCAACTGCCCGTCCACCGCTCACACGCACCAACGCAACATTAATCCCATCCGCCGAAGTCCCGCTCATCACACCCGCGACTATCATCGGTTGATTGGGCTCGTTTGCCCTTCGCTTAGGCACGCTTTCTGCGCTCATGAGCGCGCCCGCCGTTTATCCGCCCGCCGCCCAAACGGCTCCAGGCGCACCCGCTCCCCAAACTCCCACAGCTGCCGCGTCAACTTCTCCACGCTGCGCGCCGTTGGTGCGAAGCGCGCACGTGTGGCGCGGGCAGTCTCGCCCGCGACTGCCGACTTCTTCTTAAATGCCAGCACTCGCCGGGCAGCCTCCGCGCAGCGCCGCGCAAATTTCGAATCTTTCTCCGCCGTCTTAACCAACGCCTCATGCGCTTGCAGAATGTAATCCTCGCGATGACAAATCAGGCAAACGTCGCCCCCCGCCCGCACAAACTCCACCGCCGCCTCGCCGACTGGCGCCGCCGCAAGCACCCCGCCCATCTCGAGATCGTCCGACACGATCAAATTCCGGTATCCGATGCGCTTGCGCAAAATGTCCGTAATCCAAACCTTCGACAGCGATGCCGGAGTCCGGTCACGCGTAACCTGCGGATAAGCCGCATGCGAAACCATCACCATCGGCAGCTCTCGCCGCAGCGCCCGGTAAGGAACCAGATCCCCCGCCCATAGGTCCTTTAGCGATTTATCAATCACCGGCAAATCGTGATGGCTGTCCAGGGTACCCTCGCCAAGTCCAGGAAAATGTTTGCCGCATCCGAGTACTTTTGCCCCGCGCAGTCCAGCCAGAAACTCACGCCCGTAGGCGACGGCCTCACGCGGATCCGCTGACACGGCGCGCGATTCCAAGACACTCAGCGATGCCTCGAAGGCCAAATCCAGCACCGGCGCAAAGTCCACATTGAAGCCGAGGGCCCGGCAGTTCTGGCCGACGATTTCCCCATGCCTGCGATAAAGCTTCCGATCGCCCGTAGCGAACACGTCCGCCGCCGATGGTGTCGCTCCCAGCGCATCGCGAAAGCGGTCAACCGTCCCACCTTCAAGATCGACACAAGTAAACAGTGGTGTGCCAACGCATTTCTGGCAGTCCCGCAGCAACCGCCAAGTTTGCTCCGGTCTCTGAACGTTGCGGGAAAAAAGAATCACGCCGGCCGGCTGAAGCCGCGACAACAGGAAACCGACCCGCCTCGAAAGCTCAGCCCCATCAAAACCAACGACGAGAAGCTGCCCAATCTGTTCGATACCACCCGTCTTGCCGCGAATCGTCATTAGCAGTTGTGGATTCCCTCTGTGATCCCCTGTGACCTCTGTGGTTAAATTTCTTTCTTCAACTCCGCCAATAAATTCAAGGCCTCCAGCGGCGTCAGCCGGTTCAAATCCACTTCCCGCAGCTTGTCCAGCACCGGCTGGGACAGTGGCGTAAAAATCGTCAACTGCGCCGGCGGTGGTGTTGCTCCAGGAGAAAGATGCGCCGTCGCCTGCTGCTCCGCGAACTCATGCTCCACCAGAACCTCCTGCGCCCGCACGACGACTTCATTTGGCAGTCCCGCCAGCTTGGCCACTTCGATGCCGTAACTGCGATCCGCCGGCCCCGATTCCACTTTGCGCAAAAACGCGATTCCCCCGCCAGTCTCTTTCACTGACACGTGATAATTCTTCACGCCCGCCAGCTGATCGGCCAACTCCGTGAGCTCGAAATAGTGGGTCGCGAACAAAGTCTTCGCCCGCACCCTCGCATGCAAATATTCCACCGCCGCCCACGCAATCGCGAGCCCGTCATACGTCGATGTGCCGCGCCCCACTTCGTCGAGCAAGATTAAGGATCGCGCAGTTGCCGTGTGCAGAATCGCCGCCGTCTCGGTCATCTCCACCATGAACGTCGATCGCCCGCGGGCCAGGTTGTCGCTCGCTCCAATGCGCGTGAAGACGCGATCCACCACGCTCAGCCGCGCCGATCGCGCCGGCACAAACGACCCCATCTGCGCCAGTATCACAATCAGCGCGGTCTGCCGCAGATAGGTTGACTTGCCGCCCATGTTCGGCCCGGTCAGCAGCATGATGTTGTGCGTGCTGCCGTTCAAATAAAGATCGTTGGGCACGAAGCGCTCGCTGCCGCCCGCCATCTCCTGCTGCTCAATCACAGGATGGCGGCCTTCAATGATTTCAATTTCGCTGCTCTCCGCAGATTCGACAAAGGTCGGCCGGCAATAATTCCGCAGCGCCGCGACCTGCGCCAACGACGCAAGCACATCCACTTCCGCCAGCGCCAGCGCAGTCTGCCGGATGCGCTTGGCCTCGCCGGCAATCGCGGTACGCAGCTCGGTAAACCGCCGCCGCTCGATCTCGACAATCTTCTCCTGCGCGTCCAGAATCTTTACTTCATATTCCTTCAACTCAGGCGTCGTGAAGCGCTCCGCGCCCACCAGCGTTTGTTTGCGCTCGTAGTCTTGTGGAACCAGGTGCAGATTCGGCTTCGACACCTCAATGTAATAGCCAAAAATAGAATTGAACTTCACCTTCAGCGACGTTATGCCCGTGCGCCCGCGCTCGCGCTGCTCAATCTGCGCCAGCACCTGCTTGCTGTTGCGCGAAAGTTCCCGCAGTTCGTCGAGATCGCGATCCACCCCACCCGCAATCACGCCGCCATCGGCAAAACTGAGAGGCGGCTCCGGAACAATGGTTCGCTCGATCCGTTCGCGCACGTCGCTGAGTTCATCGAGCGACGTGTGCAAAGTTTGCAGCCGCGCCGCCGCCAGCCGACCCAACGCAGCCTTGACTGCGGGGATCTTCCTCAACGATGCCGCCAGTGCCAGCACATCCCGCGGATTCGCCGTCTCCAGCGTTACCCGGCTCAACAGTCGCTCCAGATCGAGCACCCCATCCAGCGCCCGACGCAATTCTTCGCGCGCGACCGTCTCTTTTACTCCCGCCTCCACTGCGTCAAGCCGCGCGTTAATCTCCTTCAAATCCAGCGACGGCCGCAGCAGCCACGCGCGCAACAGTCGCTTTCCCATCGGCGTGACCGAGCCGTCCATTGATCGTAATAAAGTGACGCCCGCATCCGCTCCCGCAAACAGCGGCTCAATCAACTCCAGATTTCGCACCGTGACCGCATCCAGCACCAGGCAATTCTGCCGCTCATACCATCCGATACGATCGACGTGGTCGAGCGTTCCTCGCTGCGTCGAACGCACGTAATACAAAATCGCGCCCGCTGCGGCCGCAGCCGCGGTGCGCCCCGCCAATCCAAAGCCTTCCAACGACAGCACGCCAAAATGATTCTCCAGCAGCGGAATCGCATGATCTGCCGCAAAAACCCAATCATCCAGCGGAGTCTCGGTGCAGATCAATGAGCCTTGTAAAGATGAAACACGTGGGGACGGACGCAGCCTGCCCTGAGCGGAGCCGAAGGGTCCGTCCGCCCGAGCGAAGCCAGGCTGCTCCTTCGCAGCCGCGCTCTCAAACAACGGCGCCGCCGATCCATACAGCAACTCCTTCGGCCGCAACTGCTCCAACTCTTCCTGTACCCGCCGCAGCGCGCCCTCGCCCGAAAATTCCGTTGCCCGAAACTCTCCCGTCGACAAGTCGAGCGCCGCAAATCCTACACGCTCTCCCACCTGCGCCAGCGCCGCCAGAAAATTGTTCTCCTCCGACCCGAGTGCGGAGTCCGCCGCGGTCCCCGGCGTCATCACCCGCGTCACTTCCCGCCGCACCAGCTTCTTCGCCTGCCGCGGATCTTCCATCTGCTCGCAAATCGCCACCTTGAAGCCCTTGCGAATCAGCTTCCCGATGTAGCCCTCCGCCGCGTGATACGGCACGCCGCACATCGGCACCGCCACACCTTTTTCCTTATTGCGGGAAGTCAGCGTGATCTGCAACTCTTGGGCAGCCACAATGGCATCATCGAAGAAGAGTTCGTAGAAATCGCCGAGGCGAAAAAACAAAAGCGCGGTGGGATGTTCCTTCTTGACGGCAGCATACTGCCGCATCAGCGGAGTGGACGGCTCGGTCATTATCTCGAAGATCTGGGCTCGTCGGATCTGGGCGGGCTTCGGCGGATTATAACAAAGCTCCGCGCGAACCTTCTGCGGCATTTCGCATCCCGTGCCCTGAAATTATCGCAACAAATCGGGTTGACTCCGCTTCTCTCCCAATGTTCTCCTTGCCTATGGAACTCCGCAAGGATCCCATCACCCGCTCCTGGGTTATTACTGGGGACGACATTACCGGCGACGATTCGGCCGAGACGAGCCCGCGACCGACCGCCTGCCGATTTTGCGATGGTGCAACGCCGTCTCTGCACTTGATCGCGAAATCTCCAAACGCCGTCGGCACTCCCTGGTCCGCTCGTTCCGTTGTCCATCCCGCGCCTCTCTACCACATCGAGGGAGAACCGGGCCGCCGCGGCGACGGCATTTATGACCGCATGCACTCCGTCGGCGCGCACGAAGTCATCGTAGAAAACCCCAGCCATGACCGTCATCTCTGGAACGCCAGCGACGATGAGATTGCTCACTTCCTTCGCCTCGCCGCCGAACGTATTCTCGACTTGAAGCGCGATCCCCGCATCAAGTACGTCAGCCTCTTCAAAGATTACGGCAAGAACGCCGGCCAGGAATTCACTCATCCCACTTCGCAGATTACCGCGACCATGTTTGTGCCGCGCCGCGTGCTCTACGAGTTGCGCGCCGGCCGCGAATATTTTGTCAGCAAAGAACGATGCGTCTTTTGCGACATTATTCAACAGGAAGAGCGCCAGGCTCAGCGCGTGCTCGAGGCTCGCGGCGATTATCTCGCGCTCTGCCCCTTCGCGCCCCGCGTTCCCTACGAGACTTGGATTCTGCCGCGCAACCACGATGCGTCATTCGAGCGCACTGGACTGAACAAGCCCGGCCTACGCACTAACCTCGCCGCCCTGATCCGCCGCACATTGCAACGAGTCCGCTCGGTCACCGAGGAGTTTCATCTGGTGCTGCACACCTCGCCGAGCAGTCTTCATCCCTCGAAGAACCTCGGTTATTGGAAGACCATTGACGATGACTACCATTGGCACATCGAGATTCTTCCCGTCGTCAGCGGATTCAAAGCGAAGTCCTACACCTTTAAAGAGGTCTACTACTCGCCTGTAAGTTCCGAAAGGGCAGTCAAGCAATTGCGCGAAGCAAAGATCGACGGCTAGAATCGACGGGTAAAATTGGAAAGATATAGAGATTAGAGACTTATGTGGGGACAGCCGCCCTCGGCTGTCCGGCCGGGCAAAGCCCGGCAGCCCCTTGGATGCGGCCGGAAATATATGTCGATCAATATGTCCGCCAAAGTCACTGGCCTCATCCCGATGGCATTCGCTGCGGACGTGCAGCGCTCCGCGGAATTCTACACATCGCTGGGGATGGAAGTTCGCGACAGCCTCCGCAACCCTGCCGGCAGCCTCCAATGGATCCACTTGGCGTGCGACGACGCTCATCTGATGTTTTCTCGCGCTTCCGAACCGGTTATTCCCAGCCAGCAGGCGGTGCTGTTTTATCTTTACTCGCCCAATCTGATCGCCTTGCGCGACCATCTGCTGGCCAGGGGCATGAAAGTCTCGTCGATCACTTACCCTGGGTACATGCCCAAAGGCGAGATCCGAATCAACGATCCCGACGGCTACGTGCTGCTCATCGGCCAATCAGATTAGTCAGGGAACCACCTGCCAGGTGTTGGGTCTTAGGCCTGACACCTGGAACTGAACAGCCAAACACCTAATACCGAAGCCCTCACCGAGCCGCTCCCTTGCTGAGCGGCGCCACCGGCTGGCGCATGAACTGCTCCGCCGCTTTCGCCTCCAGCGGTTCAGAAAAATAGTAGCCTTGGCCGTATTCGCATCCCAGTTCTTTCAATCGCTCCATTTGACGCGCCGTCTCAATGCCTTCGGCGATCACTTTCAGCTTTAGCTTCCGGCCCAGGCTGGCAATCAACTCCACGGCCTCTCCGGCATTGCGGTCCGACTGCATCTCGCGCACCAGCGAGCGGTCGATCTTCAACGCCTCCACGGGAAACTCCCTCAATCCCCGCAACGAAGTCACGCC
Above is a window of Candidatus Sulfotelmatobacter sp. DNA encoding:
- a CDS encoding TIGR00282 family metallophosphoesterase, whose product is MRILFIGDIFGRPGRNIVKDRLPGIVREHAINLIIANGENSAAGFGITPALAEELFEFNIDVITTGNHVWDKREIIDYFHMVEGNGHGPARRVLRPANYPADMPGSGVYEGIKGKVPYAVINLQGRVFMASNDDPFRTADRLLEKIRAKVILVDIHAEATSEKISLGWYLDGRVTAVVGTHTHVPTADERVLPNGTAYITDVGMSGPYDGVIGVKKELVVGKFLNGMPVRFEPATGDARLCAVVIDCDEQTGKARSIERLMLS
- a CDS encoding ABC transporter substrate-binding protein produces the protein MIIESSPTNLDPRVGIDGFSERIDTLIFDDLLSRGADLNVAPGLAERWEIPDPLTYVFHLHRGVRFHDGRPLTSRDVKWTFDSLLQGKVRSIKGAAYRFVDHIDAADDFTVIFHMKKQDSTLLWNVSDGAIGIVPYGSGDEIAQHPIGSGAFKFVSAETDREVIVERNDDYWGERAKLARVRFAVVPDATTRALELRKSSGDIALNSLTPDTVYTLAQEPTLAVERAAGTQLAYLGFNLRDPILNDARVRQAIACAIDRRPMIEYLLRGEAQPARSVLPPQSWAFNGSVPAYDHDLKRANQLLDAAGYPAINGVRFHITMKTSTDENTRLMVAVMQQQLREAGIALDIRSFEFATFFADVQHGAFQMYGLRWIGGNEDPDIFEYAFDSSRFPPNGANRGFYSNPRLDALIDRARQAIDPNVRKPLYAEVQRILAEDEPYINLWYLDNVLVHTNRVRNLKLNPAGNYDFLRTAELDARD
- a CDS encoding anhydro-N-acetylmuramic acid kinase produces the protein MIVAGVMSGTSADGINVALVRVSGGRAVEPKARGRGGRGHMARRHFGPCHTITLLGHAEYSYPPKVRAAVLSAMNATLASVADLARLNFLLGELYADAVLATQRQFQIKAELVGCHGQTLYHQGTWQRFLGRNISATWQTGEAAVIAGRVGVPVVSDFRPADLAAGGKGAPLVPYLDCLLFAHRKVGRIVQNIGGIANLTAIPAGANASRMLAFDTGPGNMVIDAVTETLYGRAFDRGGKIGASGAVIEAVLQKMLSSKFLRARPPKTAGREEFGREFVREFLEQCRRSRKEDVVATATALTAHSIADAVQRFVLRKSPAASRNSFREMILSGGGTRNAALVGMLAERLAPMGIRLRFADEFGVPSEAKEAVAFAVLAYETWHRRPSNVPSATGAKRAAVLGKISYA
- the nagZ gene encoding beta-N-acetylhexosaminidase, coding for MTIRGKTGGIEQIGQLLVVGFDGAELSRRVGFLLSRLQPAGVILFSRNVQRPEQTWRLLRDCQKCVGTPLFTCVDLEGGTVDRFRDALGATPSAADVFATGDRKLYRRHGEIVGQNCRALGFNVDFAPVLDLAFEASLSVLESRAVSADPREAVAYGREFLAGLRGAKVLGCGKHFPGLGEGTLDSHHDLPVIDKSLKDLWAGDLVPYRALRRELPMVMVSHAAYPQVTRDRTPASLSKVWITDILRKRIGYRNLIVSDDLEMGGVLAAAPVGEAAVEFVRAGGDVCLICHREDYILQAHEALVKTAEKDSKFARRCAEAARRVLAFKKKSAVAGETARATRARFAPTARSVEKLTRQLWEFGERVRLEPFGRRADKRRARS
- the mutS gene encoding DNA mismatch repair protein MutS, with protein sequence MPQKVRAELCYNPPKPAQIRRAQIFEIMTEPSTPLMRQYAAVKKEHPTALLFFRLGDFYELFFDDAIVAAQELQITLTSRNKEKGVAVPMCGVPYHAAEGYIGKLIRKGFKVAICEQMEDPRQAKKLVRREVTRVMTPGTAADSALGSEENNFLAALAQVGERVGFAALDLSTGEFRATEFSGEGALRRVQEELEQLRPKELLYGSAAPLFESAAAKEQPGFARADGPFGSAQGRLRPSPRVSSLQGSLICTETPLDDWVFAADHAIPLLENHFGVLSLEGFGLAGRTAAAAAAGAILYYVRSTQRGTLDHVDRIGWYERQNCLVLDAVTVRNLELIEPLFAGADAGVTLLRSMDGSVTPMGKRLLRAWLLRPSLDLKEINARLDAVEAGVKETVAREELRRALDGVLDLERLLSRVTLETANPRDVLALAASLRKIPAVKAALGRLAAARLQTLHTSLDELSDVRERIERTIVPEPPLSFADGGVIAGGVDRDLDELRELSRNSKQVLAQIEQRERGRTGITSLKVKFNSIFGYYIEVSKPNLHLVPQDYERKQTLVGAERFTTPELKEYEVKILDAQEKIVEIERRRFTELRTAIAGEAKRIRQTALALAEVDVLASLAQVAALRNYCRPTFVESAESSEIEIIEGRHPVIEQQEMAGGSERFVPNDLYLNGSTHNIMLLTGPNMGGKSTYLRQTALIVILAQMGSFVPARSARLSVVDRVFTRIGASDNLARGRSTFMVEMTETAAILHTATARSLILLDEVGRGTSTYDGLAIAWAAVEYLHARVRAKTLFATHYFELTELADQLAGVKNYHVSVKETGGGIAFLRKVESGPADRSYGIEVAKLAGLPNEVVVRAQEVLVEHEFAEQQATAHLSPGATPPPAQLTIFTPLSQPVLDKLREVDLNRLTPLEALNLLAELKKEI
- a CDS encoding VOC family protein, with the protein product MSINMSAKVTGLIPMAFAADVQRSAEFYTSLGMEVRDSLRNPAGSLQWIHLACDDAHLMFSRASEPVIPSQQAVLFYLYSPNLIALRDHLLARGMKVSSITYPGYMPKGEIRINDPDGYVLLIGQSD